The Rhodothermus marinus DSM 4252 DNA segment GGCACGCTGAACGGTAGCAGGTAAATGCCCAGCCCGCTCAGCGTTTCAAACAGCAGCAGGCCGCCCACAAACCACAGCAGGCGGTGCCGCCACTCTCGGACACGAGGATGATCGGGCTGCATGGCGCCGGGCCTGTTTTTTGGATGAAAGCACAAAAATACATTTAATCATCCTTTGTCTTAAATTGAAGGTAACAGCCTGCTCCACCCATGTCAAGGGCTTGTCGCGTCTCCACGGCGCAGGTGTAACCCGGCTGTACTGTTTTCGTAAAGCCAGGGTGTCGTTTCCGGGTCATTTTCTGTGAAAAACTCTTGAGCCCTCATGAAACGTGTGCTCTTGGTGCTGGCCGGGCTGGCCGTAATGGCCGTGGTGATCCTGCTGTTGCTTTCTTCCGACAACGGCCAGGCGGCCGAAACGCTACCCACCGTTACGGTTACGCGCGGTGACATTGTGGACAGAGCGCTGGCGGTCGGGACCATCGAGCCCCGGGTCGAGATCAGCGTCAAGTCTCAGGTGGCCGGTGTGGTGCGGCGGCTGTTCGTGGACGCGGGCGACTATGTGGAAGCGGGCACGCCGCTGCTGGAAATTCAGCCCAACCCCACCCCTCAGGAACTGATCGACGCCGAGCGCCGGATCGAACTGCGCCAGCTCGAGGTGGACAACCTGCGCCGGGAGTTCGAGCGGCAGCAGCAGCTCTTCGATCGCCGGCTGATCTCCGAACAGGAGTACGAACGGGCCCGCCGTGCCTACGAGGAGGCCCGCCTGCAGCTTCAGGCCGCCCGCGAGCAACTGGCGCTGCTGCGGGAAGGTCGGGTGCAGACCGAGTCGGGCCGCTTCGAAACGGTCGTTCGCGCTCCCATCAGCGGCTACGTGCTGGAGAAGATGATCGAAGTGGGCGATCCGGTCGTGCCGCTCACCTCCTATCAGGAGGGCACCGTGCTGATGACGATGGCCGACATGAACGATCTGGTCTTCCGGGGTACCGTGGACGAAATCGACGTGGGACGCCTTCAGGAAGGCATGACGGCGCAGATCAAGATCGGGGCCCTGCCGCAGGCGCAGGTGACCGGCCGCCTTTCGAAAATCTGGCTCAAGGCGAAAAAAGAGGAAAACGCGACTGTCTTCCCGGTGGAGATCGAGATCGTCGAGGCGGTCATGCGCGACCCGCGCGATCCGGAGGCGCCGCCCCGACCGCTGGTGCTCCGGGCCGGCTATTCGGCCAATGCCGAGATCATCATCGAAAAGCGCGAAAACGTCCTGCTCATTCCGGAGCGCGTCGTCACCTACAGCGGCGATACGGCCCGCGTGACGGTGGTCCATCCGGACGGCACGACCGAGGAGCGGATCATCCAGACCGGGCTCAGCGACGCGCTGCACGTGGAGGTCGTCTCGGGCCTGGAGGAAGGCATGAAGGTGCAGGAAAAACCCCTGCCACAGATTCAGTAACGGGCCATGCGCTGGCTGACCACGCTGGAGCAGTTTCTGCACGACCTGAAGGCCCAGCGGCTGCGCACGACGCTGACGATCCTGGGCATCACCTGGGGGACGGTGGCCGTCGTGGTGCTGCTGGCCTTCGGCGTGGGCTTCGAACGCCAGACGCGCAAGAACATGCACGGCATGGGCGATGGCATCGTGGTGCTTTTCGGCGGCCGGACCACCCGGCCGTTTCAGGGCTACCCGGACGGCCGACCCGTTCGTCTCCGGGAAGAAGACGCCCGGCTGCTCCAGCGCGAGATTCCGGCCATCGAAGCCATCAGCCCCGAGTATATCAACCGTCAGACGCCCGTCCGGCGCGGCCGTGCCGTCACCAACCCCGCCATTACAGGCGTCTATCCCGTCTACGGTCGCCTGCGCAATATCATCCCGGAGCCGGGCGGACGCTTTCTGAACGAGCAGGACCTGAAGCTGCGCCGCCGGGTGGTCGTACTCGGCGATCAGATCAAAAAGCTACTGTTCGGCGACGAAGAAGCCGTCGGGCAACAGGTCTACATCGGTCAGACGCCGTTTCTGGTCGTCGGCGTCATGCAGCCCAAAATCCAGAACAGCTCCTACTATGCCCGCGACGCCGATCGCATCTTCATCCCGGCCTCGACTTTCCGCGTCCTCTTCGGCGACCGCTACGTGAACAACCTGGTCTACCGCCCCGTCGATCCGGACCTCAGCGATCGGGTCAAACGGGCGGTTTACGTCACGCTGGGACGCCGCTACCGCTTCGATCCCGCCGATGAAGACGCCCTGGGCATCTGGGACACGAACGAAATGGATCGCTTCGTCAAGTACTTCTTCCTGGGCTTCAACCTGTTCATGGGCCTGATCGGCAGTTTCACGCTGACCGTGGGCGGCATCGGCGTGGCCAACATCATGTACGTCGTGGTGCAGGAACGCACCCGGGAGATCGGCATCAAGCGGGCGGTCGGTGCCCGCCGCCGGGACATCCTCGGCCCGTTCTTTCTGGAGACCTTTCTGATCGTGGCGGTCGGAGCCCTGCTGGGCTTTCTCATCGCCTACGGCATCATTCAGGTAGCCGGCGCCCTGCCGCTTCAGGAGGAGATCGGCCGCCCCGAGCTGTCTCCGATGGTCGCCACGGTCACCGTGGGGCTGTTGCTGCTGATCGCCCTGCTGGCCGGCTATTTTCCGGCCCGTCGCGCCGCCCTGCTCGACCCTGTGGAATGCCTCCGGAGCTGACGCGCCATGTGGAAGATCCTGCTCCAGGAATTCTGGCACGACCTGAAGGTGCAGCGGCTGCGCGCCTTCCTGACCATGTTCGCCATCACGTGGGGAACGCTCTCGGTGGTGCTGCTGCTGGCCTTCGGCGAAGGACTGGGCCGCACGCTGCTCAACGGCCTGCTGAATGCCGGCGACCGCATTTTCATGATCTACGACGGCGAGACGAGCAAGACTTTCGAGGGCCTGCCCCGGGGCCGCCGCATCCGCCTGGTGCGTGAAGACCTGGATCTGCTGCTCCGCGCCATTCCGGAGCTGGAGTCAGGGAGCGTCTCCTACGGACGCTGGGGCACCGTGCTCGAAGTCGGCGACGTGCGCACCACCACCTACATGGAAGGCGTCGATCCGTCCTTTGAGGCACTGCGCCGCACCTATCCGGTCCGGGGCGGTCGATTTCTGAACGAACAGGACGTGCGGCGCAAGCGACGCGTGGTGTTCCTGGGCGACGAACTGGCCCGCCGACTTTTCGGCGACCGGGATCCGGTGGGCCAGACCGTGAAAATCGACGGTCTGCCCTTCACCGTCGTGGGCGTCATGCAATCGAAGCTGCAGACGTCCATGAACAACGGTCCCGACGCCCTGCGGGCCATCATCCCGTCCACCACGTTCGAGACCATCTACGGCTTTCGCTACGTCGACCACCTGCTGGTGCGGCCGCGCAGCGTGCACGAGGCCGAACGGGCCAAACGAGAGATCTACCGGGTGCTCGGCCGCCGCTACCGGTTCGATCCCGCCGACGAGCGGGCGCTGACGGTCTGGGACTTCATCGAGGAGGCCCGCCTGCTCCACCGCATCGCCCTGGGCATCCAGATCTTTCTGGGGCTGGTGGGCGGCCTGACGCTCCTGCTGGCCGGCGTGGGCGTGGCCAACATCATGTACGTGTCGGTGCGCGAGCGCACGCGCGAGTTTGGCATCAAGCGAGCGCTGGGGGCGCGTCGGGGCACGATTCAACTGCAGGTGATCTTCGAGGCGTTGCTGATCGCGTTCACAGGCGGTGCGGTCGGCCTGTCCGTCTCCTGGCTGCTCGTCGAAGCCGTACGCCATATCCCGAACAAAGAGGGCGCGCTGGAATTTCTGGCTAACCCGGTGCTCTCCCCGCCCATCGCCTTGCTGACCGTTGCCCTGCTGACGCTGATCGGTCTGGCCGCGGGATTCTTCCCGGCCCGCCGCGCCGCCCTAGTCGATCCCGTTGAGGCGCTTCGCTACGAATAACCCTCTTTTCGTTTAAACAACGATCTCGTTTTCCTTTCTTTTTGAGGCAACTCGATCTTTTCCCTTTAAAAATTACATAAAGCCTGTTGACATCTAAATAAATCCGGTCTATATTCCCGAAGGTCTTACTAAGTAAGCCGAATTCTCTTTTAACCCGACATTCTTAAAACCAAACCTGGAGCGTACGTATGGCGCCGCCACTGATCACGGAAATGCCGGTGGAAACCCGGCAGGAAGCCATCCGGAAGGTGTTCGAGCTGATCGAAAAGGAAGGGGCGCAGATGGTCGACATTCGCTTTGTCGACTTTCTGGGCCAGCAGCAGCACTTTTCGATCCCGGCCGATCAGTTCGAGCCCGATCACTTCGATGAGGGCGTGGGCTTCGACGGCTCGTCGATCCGGGGCTGGAAGAGCATTCACGAGTCGGACATGCTGGTGATCCCGGATCCGACGACCGCCTTCATCGATCCGTTCTTCCAGCACAAGACGGTTGTGCTCATCGGCGAAATCCACGAGCCCGGCACGCTGGAGCCCTTTCAGCGCTGCCCGCGGGGCATCGCCCGTCGCGCCGAGCAGTTCCTGAAGCAGTCGGGCATCGCCGACGTAGCCTACTTCGGGCCGGAGGCCGAGTTCTTCGTCTTCGATCACGCCTCGTTCGACGAAGGCCCCAACCATGCCTTCTACAAGATCGACTCGGACGAAGGCGCCTGGAACCGGGGCCGGCACGACAGCCTGGGCTACAAGCCCACCACGAAGGGGGGCTACTTCCCCGTGCCGCCGACCGACTCGCTGCAGAACCTGCGCGCCGAGATGGTGCTCCACATGGAGGCCATCGGTATTCCGGTCGAGTGCCAGCACCACGAGGTGGCCTCCGGCGGCCAGTGCGAGATCGACTTCCGCTTCCAGCCGCTGCTGAAGTGCGCCGATTTCCTGATGAATTACAAGTACATCGTCAAGAACACGGCCTGGAAGTACGGCAAGACGGTCACCTTCATGCCCAAGCCGATCTTTGGCGACAACGGCTCGGGCATGCACACGCACATCTCGCTCTGGAAGGATGAGCAGCCGCTGTTCTTCGGCGACAGATACGCCGGGCTGAGCCAGGAGGCGCTCTGGTTCATCGGCGGCATCCTGCACCACGCACCGGCCGTCATCGCCTTCACGAACCCGACGACGAACTCCTTCCGGCGGCTGGTGCCGGGCTTCGAGGCGCCGGTGAACCTGGTCTATTCGGCCCGGAACCGCAGCGCCGCCATCCGCATCCCGGTCTACTCGGACAGCCCCAAGGCCAAGCGGATCGAAGCCCGCTTCCCGGACCCGTCCTGCAATCCGTACCTGGCCTTCTCGGCGCTGTTGCTGGCCGGGCTCGACGGCATCCGCAATCAGATCGATCCGGGTCAGCCGGTCGACCGGGACATCTACCACCTGTCGCCGGAAGAACAGGCCGCGCTGCCCCAGGCGCCCAAGTCGCTCGAAGAGGCGCTCGAGGCGCTCGAAAAGGACCACGAATTCCTGCTGCAGGGCGGCGTCTTCACCGAGGACGTGATCGAGGCCTGGATCCAGTACAAGTACGACAACGAGGTGCAGCAACTCCGGATGCGCCCGCATCCGTACGAGTTCTCGCTGTACTTCGACGTGTAAGCGACCGTACCGCAAAGACAGCGCGGGCGGCCGCCGGAGCGCGGCCGCCCGTTTTTTCTTATCCCCGCAGCCGGCGCCAGAGGGCGCGGCCTACGAAACGCAGCCGGTCGCCCGTCGGGAAGCGCTCGAGCACGGTCTTTACCACGCCCCGGGTGAAGCGGGTGCGGCGGCTGTAGTCGATGGGCACGTCCACCACCACGACGTCGCCGCCCTGTGCCCACGCCAGCGCCTCACGCAGCGTCCGCTCCAGCACGGCCGGCTCGCCCTGCAATCGGACATACCGGGCGCCCACGGCATGGGCAATTCCGTCGAGTCGCACCTCGCCGATCACCGTGCAGGTCTTTCGGTTGTAGGGGATCTCCTGGCCCTGGGAGATCTGGCTCAGCTCGCCGTCGTGGAAGACGCAGCAGACCACCCCGACGCCCGAGCGCCGGGCCGTGAGCAGCTCCAGCCCGGTCATCAGAAACGCTCCGTCTCCCACGACGGCCACCACCGGACGGTCGGGGTGCGCCAGTTTCGCGCCCACGGCCGCCGGGACGGCATACCCCATGCAGTTGAAGTCGGTCGGCACGATGAGCGTGCGCGGCCGCCGCACCTCGAACAGCTCGGCCGTCAGGTAGGTATGGTTGCCGTCGTCCACCGTAACGATGGCCTCGTCGGGCAACACGGCCCGCAGCGCATCGAAGAACCGGACGGGATTGACGCGCGCGCCGCTGTCGTGCCGGTACCATTCGTCCCGATAGGCCTGCTTGTCGGCCCGGATCTGGCGGGCGACGGCCTCACGCCGGTCCCGCCGGTCCACGCCCATGGCCCGGAGTGCCTCCAGGAGACGCGGCAGCACCACGCGGCTGTCGCCCGCAATGGCCACGCGGGCCGGGTAGTTGACGCCAAGCACACCGGGGTCCAGGTCGATATGCACAAGCGCCTCGGGCACGCGCACGCCAAAGCTCCCGGTGGGAATCTCTGCAAAGCGCGTCCCCACGGCCAGCAGCGCGTCGCAGTCCGCAAAGGCCCGTTCGGCCGCCGGCACGGCCGCCTGCGAAAAGCCCATGCCGGCATGCAGCGGATGGTTGCCCGGAAAAGCGCTCAATCCCTGCAGCGTGGTCGCCACCGGCGCGCCCAGCCGCTCGGCGATCTCGATGAGCGACTCGGTCGCATCGACGGCCCCCCAGCCGACAAAAATCCCCGGCCGTTCCGCTTCGGCCAGTACCCGGGCGGCCTGTTCGATCAGCGCGTCGTCCGGCGCCTCCGGCGGCGGAGGCGGCGTGAACGCGGGCGGCTCCGGTACTTCCTCCCGGAAGAGCTGCACGTTGACGGGCACTTCGACAAAGACGGGTCCGGGCACGCCCGAGACGGCCGTTCGGTACGCCTCGAAGAGGGTCGGAACGATCTCCTCATGCCGCAGCACCCGCCAGAACCCTTTCGTGACGGCCCCCACCAGCTTTTCCTGATCGATCTCATGCAGTTGAAAACGAAACGGGATGTCCGTCCGAATGCCGCCCGAGATCACCAGCATCGGCACACCCGCGAGATAGGCCTCACCCATGCCGCCCATGGCCAGCGCCGCGCCGGCTGCGGGCACGATCGCAAGCGCTCCGATGCGCTCGGGTGCCACCCGACTGACGGCGTCGGCCATAAAGGCCCCGCCGCCTTCGTGCGTGACCAGCACGGGCCGCACACGCTCGCTCCGGCCCAGCTCGTCGTACAGCTCCGTTACGTGCACGCCCGGAATGCCGAACGTGAACGGCACGGGCAACTGCTCCAGGGCGTATCGGATCAACCAGGCGCCACTTTTCTTCGGCATGGCGTTTTCCTCGGTCAGGTTAGAGATGACGGGCGGTGGTGCGTGCCGTGAGAATACACCCGCCCAGGAATGTCCCTTCCAGTGAGCCCCGGCCGTGCATGCCGCCGCCCCCGAAGCCGGCCGCCTCGCCCACGGCGTACAGGCCGGGAATCGGCGTATCGTCGGGTCGCAGCACGCGACCTTCCAGGTCGGTCTTGAGTCCGCCCAGGCTCTTGCGCGTCAGGATAAAACAGCGGATTGCGATCAGCGGGCGGGCTTTCGGGTCGAGGATCGGCTGAAAACGGCACAGCCGGAGCCGGTCGGCCCGATAGGTGCGGAAGTTCATCAGCCGCCGGAGCTGCTCGTCGTTGAAGAAGGCCGGACCGCGGGCGATCATCGCATCGTAGGCCTGAATGTCGCGCAGCATGCCCTCGCCGTCGATCTGCAGGCCGAACAGGCTCCGGGCGTTCATGCCGTCGATGAGCGCTTCCGGCGTGTCGGCCACGACGAAGTCGTCCGGGCATTCATCGAGGAGCCGCCGCACGAGCCGGTGGTTGCCACGCACCAGCTCCCAGAGCATGCGCAGGCGTTTCTTGTAGCGGAAGGCCTCCATGTAGTCGCAGCCCGAGACGGCCAGCTCCCGCACGGCAATTTTGTAGTTGAGCACCAGCCAGCTGTACTGGCCGGGCTGGCGGAGCACCTGCTCGACGAGCCATCGGGTGTCGGTGTACCCCACCAGCGGCGGGGGGCCGATGCGTCGGCCGTGTGCGTTGCACCAGAGCGCCGAGCGCGGCGGCACCAGGCTCAGGCCATCATCGGGGCGACGCCGCGCCGGATGGTGCACCCCGGCCGCGTAGTGCCACTGCAGGTCCAGGTGCGTCAGGTGCGCACCCAGTGCGGCCGCCCGGTCGTGCAGCAGGCCGTCGGCGTAGCGATGCGCCCCGTTTAGCAGTTTGCGGGGCGGCTCGCCCCAGGGACGGTACCAGTGCGCCCGCACCCTGCTCAGATCGCCTCCGCAGATCCCCCCCGAGGCCACCACCACGGCCTCGCCCCGGGCTTCGAAGGCGGGGCCGTTCGGCTCCACCCTTCCGGTAACGCCCACCACGCGGCCGCCCTCCTGCACAAAGTCCGTCACGGCATGCCGAAAGTGCAGCGCAAGCCGATGTCGGTTCGGATGCGCTTCCAGTGCCGCGATCACGCGGGTGGCAATCTCGTAGCCCGTACCCCAGGCGATGTGCCAGCGCGGCACCGAGTTGAGCGGTTCGTAAAGGCCCCGCTCCGGCCAGTTTACCAGCGGGAGAAAGCGCACGCCCAGCCGATCCAGAAACTCGAAGATGAGCGGGATGGAACGCTCGCAATAAAGCTGTGCCCAGCGGCGTGGCCAGTGATCCTCGGGACCGAAGCGGGCGCAGCGTTGCCAGTCGCTCCAGGCCAACTCCGGACTGTCCTGAATGCGCAGCCGTCGCTGGTGCGGCGTGTCCACCAGAAAGACGCCGCCGAACGATTCGCGGGCCAGCCCGCCCAGCCGCTCGGGCTCGTCACGGTCGAGCAGCACCACGCGGCGGTTCTTTTCGAGCAGCTCCAGCGCGGTCACCAGCCCGGCCAGCCCGCCCCCCACGATCACCACGTCGGCTTCGTAACGAAGCGATTGCATCGGAACGCTTGCGGGAATGCAGGATTTGCCGGAATTTACCGCCGCGATTCTACCTTTGCAACGAACCTTCACAATGGCCTATGCCCACCGAAGACGCACGCCGGCGCATCGGCGCCATTCTGGAGCGCCTTCGCGAAGCGTATCCGAATGCCACCACCGAGCTTCGCTGGTCCAACCCGTTCGAATTGCTCATCGTGACCGTACTTTCGGCGCAGACCACCGACAAAAAGGTCAACGAAGTATCGCCGGAACTATTCCGGCGCTATCCAACGGCCGAAGCGCTGGCGCAGGCCAACCCGGAAGAACTCGAACCGCTCCTCCGTCCGCTGGGCTACTACCGCCAGAAGGCCCGGACCATCGTCAACCTGGCCCGCCAGCTCGTCGAACGTCACGGCGGCGAGGTGCCACGCAGCATGGAAGCGCTGACAGCATTGCCGGGCGTGGGCCGCAAGACGGCCGCCATCGTGCTGGGGACCGCCTTCGGCATTCGCGAGGGCATTGCCGTCGATACGCACGTCAGCCGCGTCGCGCAGCGCCTGGGATTGACCTCCCACAAGACACCCGACAAAATCGAGCAGGACCTGATGGCGCTGGTGCCGCGCGAGGACTGGACGTGGTTCGGACACGCCCTGGTGCTGCACGGCCGCTATGTGTGCCTGGCCCGTCGTCCCCGCTGCAGTCAGTGCGTGCTGGCCGACCTGTGCCCGCGCATCGGCGTGACCGTGGCCGCCTGAGCCAACTCAATATGTGATCGCTAATTTATTCGGTGCATGCATGCAAGCACCAGCGCTTTCTGCCCGCAAACGCGCAAGACCAACCGCCACCACCTGCATCCCGAACGCCAACGCTAAAAACAACCAGATTTGCCCCTCCCCTAACCCCTCCTTGGCAGGGAGCACCTGAGGGAAAGCCTCGACGCTGAAACGCGCGCAGGCGCCAGTCTCCATCGCCAGCCGTAGCCCGTAAACACAGCTCCCCCTAGAAGGGGGAGCTGTCGCGAAGCGACTGAGGGGGTGGTGACATAAGCTCCTGCTCCCATAAAGCCTGGAGGCTTGTCCATGAAGATGGAAGGTGGGGGCATGGGAGGCCACACACATGCACTATCGAACCCGGAAAATCATATCAGCCAGCCCAGAAGGCGTCCCTGAAATGTTCGATCTCCGGCGGACGGTCGTCGTGCAGCACGATGGCGATCACGTCGAAGCGACAGCGGGCCCGCTGCAGGTGGTGCTCGTACAGATAGGCGCGGGCCGCCCGGATCAGATGGCGCTGCTTTTCGGGCGTGACGGCCTCTTCCGGACGCCCGAAGCCCAGCCCGCGACGGGTTTTCACTTCGACGAAAACGATCTCACCCCCGTCTTCGGGGCGCGGGGCCGGCTCGAAACAGACCAGATCGATCTCCGCCCGCTCGAAGCGATACTGGCGCGCCAGAATCCGATAGCCCTGCTGCTCGAGATAGGCCGCGGCCAGATCCTCGCCGCGCGTGCCGATCGTGCGTGTATCCATGCGTCTTTCAGAAGTCGGATCAGGCCATGAACGAAAGCGCTCGGGATCCCGTTTCATGCGTGCGCATTCGATGCGTGCTGTTCGTAGTTTACGCTGAAAAATAGCCCGTACGGCATGGCGGACCAACCGATCCCCCTTATCACGCTGACCACCGACTTCGGCACGCGCGACGCCTATGTGGCGGCCATGAAGGGCGTGCTGCTGAGCCTGGCCCCGCAGGCCCGGCTCGTGGACATCACCCACGAGATCCGACCACAGGATGTGATGGAGGCGGCGTTTGTCCTCCGCGAAGCCGTGCCGTACTTTCCGCCGGGCACCATTCACCTGGTCGTTGTCGATCCGGGCGTGGGCACCGCACGGCGTGCCGTCGCCCTTCGGCATGGTGCGCACTGGTTCGTGGGCCCCGACAACGGCCTGTTCACGCTCGTGCTGGGCACCGAACGCCCCGACGAGCTCGTCGAACTCAACCGACCCGAATTCTGGCGCACCCCCACACCCAGCCAGACTTTTCACGGACGCGACATCTTTGCGCCGGCCGCCGGACATCTGGCCGCCGGACGCTCGCTTCAGGAGATCGGCACGCCGCTGGAGCAATTGACCACGCTCCGCTGGATGGAGCCGTCGGCCAGCAACGAAAGCATTCACGGCTGGGTGGTCCATGTGGATCGCTTCGGCAACTGCATTACAAACGTTTCGCGAGAGCTGTTCGAGCGCTACCGGGCGGGTCGCCCGTTCAAATGCTACGTGGGCAGCACCCCGTTCACGCAGGTGCAGCCCACCTATGGAGCGGTCGCCCAGGGCGAAGCGCTGCTCCTGTTCGGCAGCAGCGACTTTCTGGAGATTGCCGTCAATGGCGGCAATGCCGCCGAGCTGCTCGGCATTCGCCAGGGCACACCCGTCCACATTATTTTTGAGCAGAAACCTTCGCGTTCATGAATTCCCCGAAGGCCACACCGCGGGCGTTGCTTGCCCATCTGGACGAACTCTACCGGCTGGCGCAACTGCTGACGTCAGACGCTGAGGCGGCCGCCCGGCTGGTTCGTGACGTGTACCGGGAAGCGCTGGCGTCGCCGCCACCGGCCGATCAGGCCCGGACCTGGCTGGTGGCACGCCTGCTCCACCACGCCCGGCTCGCCGAAAGCACCGACGAGCCCGTACTGACCGCCCGCCGGGAGCTGGCCGAAAGCATGCTGAGCCGGGTGCTCCCGGCCGCCGTAGCGCTGCTTTCGGCACGCGACCGGCTCTGGCTCTACCTGTGCGACGTGTTGACGCTTACGCCCGAGACGGCCGCCACGCTGCTGGAAGATGCACCGGAAGGATACGAGCGGGCCCGCGCGGCGCTTCGTACGGCCCTCCGGCGATACCTGACGCCCGGTCAGTTCGCCCTGCTGGAGTTCGGGCTGTCCGACGAGCAGATCCGCACGCACCTGCAGCAGGCCCTGAGCCGTCTGCTGCAACCGCCGCCGGGCTCGTTGCGCACGGAGCTGCTGAACCTGGGCGGTGGCGAAGAAGTGACGGTTTCCGAAGTACGGACCCGCTCCGTCGCGCGCCATCCGGCCACACGCATGCTCGTGGCTGTGCTGATCGTGCTGCTGGCCGGCCTGCTGGGATGGCTGGCCTGGCAGGGTACGCGTCCTGCCAGTTCACCTTCCCCCGCCCGGCCGTCCGATCTGATCCGCCGCTCCGTCGAACTGGCCGCCTCGCTGACCGTCGAGCAACCGCTGACGCGCCCCGCCGAAGCCGAGCGCTACCTGGCCCGGCAGGGCTGGCGCGTGGTTGTCCCCGACATCGCCGATGCCCGGCTCGTCGGCCTGGCGCAGGCGCCGGTACTTCCGGACCTGAGCGTGCCCGTACTGCTCTTTGAAGACCGCACCAGCGGCCGCACGCTGGCCGTTTATCTCTACAGTTATGCGCTGCTGGATCGCTACCGGGATCGGCTGACGCTCAACCCGGACGTGCTCCGCCAGATCGAGGAAGAGCAGCACTTCGACCTGCACGTGCTCGGCCGCCAGCAGGTGCTCGTCTGGCGCTACCGGGACGACATCTACGTGGCCGTCACCGAAGGCGATGCCGCCGCCCTCCGCGAGCGGATCGCCTTCCCGTCATAAAGCGCCTCACCGCAGCGGCAGCGTGATGCGGAACGTCGAGCCCTGACCGGGTCGCGACTGCACCAGGGCGATGGTACCGCCGTGGTAGTCCTCCACGATGCGCTTGGCCAGACTGAGCCCCAGTCCCCAGCCCCGCTTTTTCGTGCTGTAGCCCGGCCGAAAGATGTTTTTCCACTGGCGTCGGTCGATGCCCCGCCCGGTGTCCTGCACCTCGATCTGCACCACGTCGCCCTGCACGCGGGCGCGCACGTCGATGCGGC contains these protein-coding regions:
- a CDS encoding efflux RND transporter periplasmic adaptor subunit; protein product: MKRVLLVLAGLAVMAVVILLLLSSDNGQAAETLPTVTVTRGDIVDRALAVGTIEPRVEISVKSQVAGVVRRLFVDAGDYVEAGTPLLEIQPNPTPQELIDAERRIELRQLEVDNLRREFERQQQLFDRRLISEQEYERARRAYEEARLQLQAAREQLALLREGRVQTESGRFETVVRAPISGYVLEKMIEVGDPVVPLTSYQEGTVLMTMADMNDLVFRGTVDEIDVGRLQEGMTAQIKIGALPQAQVTGRLSKIWLKAKKEENATVFPVEIEIVEAVMRDPRDPEAPPRPLVLRAGYSANAEIIIEKRENVLLIPERVVTYSGDTARVTVVHPDGTTEERIIQTGLSDALHVEVVSGLEEGMKVQEKPLPQIQ
- a CDS encoding ABC transporter permease, with the protein product MRWLTTLEQFLHDLKAQRLRTTLTILGITWGTVAVVVLLAFGVGFERQTRKNMHGMGDGIVVLFGGRTTRPFQGYPDGRPVRLREEDARLLQREIPAIEAISPEYINRQTPVRRGRAVTNPAITGVYPVYGRLRNIIPEPGGRFLNEQDLKLRRRVVVLGDQIKKLLFGDEEAVGQQVYIGQTPFLVVGVMQPKIQNSSYYARDADRIFIPASTFRVLFGDRYVNNLVYRPVDPDLSDRVKRAVYVTLGRRYRFDPADEDALGIWDTNEMDRFVKYFFLGFNLFMGLIGSFTLTVGGIGVANIMYVVVQERTREIGIKRAVGARRRDILGPFFLETFLIVAVGALLGFLIAYGIIQVAGALPLQEEIGRPELSPMVATVTVGLLLLIALLAGYFPARRAALLDPVECLRS
- a CDS encoding ABC transporter permease, which codes for MWKILLQEFWHDLKVQRLRAFLTMFAITWGTLSVVLLLAFGEGLGRTLLNGLLNAGDRIFMIYDGETSKTFEGLPRGRRIRLVREDLDLLLRAIPELESGSVSYGRWGTVLEVGDVRTTTYMEGVDPSFEALRRTYPVRGGRFLNEQDVRRKRRVVFLGDELARRLFGDRDPVGQTVKIDGLPFTVVGVMQSKLQTSMNNGPDALRAIIPSTTFETIYGFRYVDHLLVRPRSVHEAERAKREIYRVLGRRYRFDPADERALTVWDFIEEARLLHRIALGIQIFLGLVGGLTLLLAGVGVANIMYVSVRERTREFGIKRALGARRGTIQLQVIFEALLIAFTGGAVGLSVSWLLVEAVRHIPNKEGALEFLANPVLSPPIALLTVALLTLIGLAAGFFPARRAALVDPVEALRYE
- the glnA gene encoding type I glutamate--ammonia ligase, whose protein sequence is MAPPLITEMPVETRQEAIRKVFELIEKEGAQMVDIRFVDFLGQQQHFSIPADQFEPDHFDEGVGFDGSSIRGWKSIHESDMLVIPDPTTAFIDPFFQHKTVVLIGEIHEPGTLEPFQRCPRGIARRAEQFLKQSGIADVAYFGPEAEFFVFDHASFDEGPNHAFYKIDSDEGAWNRGRHDSLGYKPTTKGGYFPVPPTDSLQNLRAEMVLHMEAIGIPVECQHHEVASGGQCEIDFRFQPLLKCADFLMNYKYIVKNTAWKYGKTVTFMPKPIFGDNGSGMHTHISLWKDEQPLFFGDRYAGLSQEALWFIGGILHHAPAVIAFTNPTTNSFRRLVPGFEAPVNLVYSARNRSAAIRIPVYSDSPKAKRIEARFPDPSCNPYLAFSALLLAGLDGIRNQIDPGQPVDRDIYHLSPEEQAALPQAPKSLEEALEALEKDHEFLLQGGVFTEDVIEAWIQYKYDNEVQQLRMRPHPYEFSLYFDV
- a CDS encoding thiamine pyrophosphate-binding protein encodes the protein MPKKSGAWLIRYALEQLPVPFTFGIPGVHVTELYDELGRSERVRPVLVTHEGGGAFMADAVSRVAPERIGALAIVPAAGAALAMGGMGEAYLAGVPMLVISGGIRTDIPFRFQLHEIDQEKLVGAVTKGFWRVLRHEEIVPTLFEAYRTAVSGVPGPVFVEVPVNVQLFREEVPEPPAFTPPPPPEAPDDALIEQAARVLAEAERPGIFVGWGAVDATESLIEIAERLGAPVATTLQGLSAFPGNHPLHAGMGFSQAAVPAAERAFADCDALLAVGTRFAEIPTGSFGVRVPEALVHIDLDPGVLGVNYPARVAIAGDSRVVLPRLLEALRAMGVDRRDRREAVARQIRADKQAYRDEWYRHDSGARVNPVRFFDALRAVLPDEAIVTVDDGNHTYLTAELFEVRRPRTLIVPTDFNCMGYAVPAAVGAKLAHPDRPVVAVVGDGAFLMTGLELLTARRSGVGVVCCVFHDGELSQISQGQEIPYNRKTCTVIGEVRLDGIAHAVGARYVRLQGEPAVLERTLREALAWAQGGDVVVVDVPIDYSRRTRFTRGVVKTVLERFPTGDRLRFVGRALWRRLRG
- a CDS encoding FAD-dependent oxidoreductase; the protein is MQSLRYEADVVIVGGGLAGLVTALELLEKNRRVVLLDRDEPERLGGLARESFGGVFLVDTPHQRRLRIQDSPELAWSDWQRCARFGPEDHWPRRWAQLYCERSIPLIFEFLDRLGVRFLPLVNWPERGLYEPLNSVPRWHIAWGTGYEIATRVIAALEAHPNRHRLALHFRHAVTDFVQEGGRVVGVTGRVEPNGPAFEARGEAVVVASGGICGGDLSRVRAHWYRPWGEPPRKLLNGAHRYADGLLHDRAAALGAHLTHLDLQWHYAAGVHHPARRRPDDGLSLVPPRSALWCNAHGRRIGPPPLVGYTDTRWLVEQVLRQPGQYSWLVLNYKIAVRELAVSGCDYMEAFRYKKRLRMLWELVRGNHRLVRRLLDECPDDFVVADTPEALIDGMNARSLFGLQIDGEGMLRDIQAYDAMIARGPAFFNDEQLRRLMNFRTYRADRLRLCRFQPILDPKARPLIAIRCFILTRKSLGGLKTDLEGRVLRPDDTPIPGLYAVGEAAGFGGGGMHGRGSLEGTFLGGCILTARTTARHL